Proteins encoded by one window of Cheilinus undulatus linkage group 13, ASM1832078v1, whole genome shotgun sequence:
- the LOC121520479 gene encoding CD59B glycoprotein-like, producing MKLLILALSMALLFTAGEALDCHRCVSKKAGGECELTVETCLPEKDACAAAKFLRQPYAQYQKCMRMTDCEMLNMNSFINISCCTEDMCNTF from the exons aTGAAGTTGTTGATTTTGGCTCTCAGCATGGCCCTGCTGTTTACCGCTG GTGAAGCCCTGGACTGTCACCGTTGTGTCTCCAAAAAGGCTGGAGGAGAATGTGAGCTGACCGTGGAGACGTGTCTACCAGAGAAGGACGCCTGTGCAGCTGCCAAATTCCTCAGACAGCCAT ACGCCCAGTACCAGAAATGCATGAGGATGACTGACTGTGAAATGCTGAATATGAACTCCTTCATCAACATAAGTTGCTGCACTGAAGACATGTGCAACACTTTTTAA